One Paenibacillus crassostreae DNA segment encodes these proteins:
- a CDS encoding ABC transporter permease: MNKELPLQHVQPTPSSPKRKWWRKLYTQRHIQTMALLGVVWMIIFNYIPMYGIIIAFKDYDIIRTISEAPWVGFEYFREFLEDDNLMNVIRNTIGISLIKLFIGFPLPIIFALFLNELRSVKFKKFVQTISYLPHFLSWVVLGGILATWLADVGIINNILLWLNIIDQPITYLAEPKYFWTIIITSDLWKELGWSAIIYLAAISSVSPEMYEAATIDGAGRFQKMWYITLPSIKSTISILFILAVSGVLNSNFDQILVLRNSLNDSASNVIDYYVYQTGLLSARYSYSAAIGLIKSVIALILLLIANGITKKLNDTSLF; the protein is encoded by the coding sequence ATGAATAAAGAGCTTCCTTTACAACATGTCCAGCCAACTCCGTCGTCACCTAAACGTAAATGGTGGAGGAAATTGTACACACAGAGGCATATCCAGACCATGGCACTACTTGGGGTCGTATGGATGATTATATTCAATTATATTCCAATGTATGGCATTATCATTGCTTTTAAAGATTATGACATTATTCGTACAATCTCCGAGGCACCATGGGTGGGTTTTGAATATTTCAGGGAATTCCTAGAGGATGATAATCTAATGAATGTCATTCGAAATACTATCGGAATTAGTCTAATTAAGTTATTTATTGGATTTCCATTACCTATCATATTTGCTCTCTTCCTTAACGAGCTACGGTCTGTTAAGTTCAAGAAATTCGTGCAGACAATATCCTATCTGCCTCACTTTCTATCATGGGTCGTATTAGGTGGAATTCTAGCAACATGGCTAGCTGATGTGGGAATTATTAATAACATTCTGTTGTGGTTGAATATCATTGATCAACCGATCACATATCTAGCTGAACCGAAATATTTCTGGACGATTATCATCACTTCAGATCTGTGGAAGGAACTTGGATGGTCAGCTATCATCTATCTAGCTGCTATCTCGAGTGTATCTCCTGAAATGTATGAAGCAGCGACGATTGATGGTGCAGGACGTTTTCAAAAAATGTGGTATATCACTCTACCATCCATTAAATCGACCATTAGTATTCTATTCATTCTTGCCGTTAGTGGAGTGCTTAACTCGAACTTCGATCAGATCCTAGTCTTGCGTAATTCACTGAATGATAGTGCAAGTAACGTGATCGACTACTATGTCTATCAAACGGGGTTACTCTCTGCAAGATATTCATATTCAGCTGCTATTGGCTTAATTAAGTCAGTTATTGCACTGATTCTACTACTTATTGCGAATGGAATTACCAAAAAACTAAACGATACATCGCTGTTTTAG
- a CDS encoding cellobiose phosphorylase, with translation MPKYYYEKNSFVIEEFDQAKPFSSFLPGIAGLKGIPMWTFYVNRGQGVCSFGIRDKNSAIMEFSPASITYKSVAANGFRTFIKIAGKEDIYEPFQSARPDTQASRTMRISPNGLMIEEIHAGHGLKTTVHYFHLPNDDYAALVRQVEIVNIGNKPLQIELLDGMPEILPYGVQNGGFKEIGNLLRSWMEVYNLENRIPFYHVRSSTEDEARVSEVTSGHFYLSFTDDGKRLAPIVDFEVVFGGNTSLMYPDNFATSTLAELAQQPQYPVNKVPCGFSGVAKQLAPGESLSLNTIIGHVNDIERINAKADIICTAEYISRKKVEAGSIVEELTADIATHTSSEIFDAYAGQSYMDNFLRGGYPFIFDNEGEGFVVHLYSRKHGDLERDYNFFSLAPEYYSQGNGNFRDMNQNRRNDVFFNPKVGYFNIKMFFSLMQADGYNPLSVQGCSFKVTVENKLKLKEWIVDAVEDHHDELVALCSDKFTPGQIINYVADQSVQLKVSEERLLSGVLALSQQNFEAGFGEGFWSDHWTYNMDLVDSYLDIFPDKKEELLFGDDTYTFYDSAAQIQPRTEKYVVIHNQVRQYDALVEDEEKLKQLGRSMGDTNWLQTDGGKGDVYSTNLFVKMVSLALNKFTCLDPHGMGVEMEANKPGWNDAMNGLPGLIGSGMSETFELKRMITFLLDSMKVLEERVVRIPEEIVDLLEVVHQAVRDYREGNLDSYTYWDRVASAREAYRDRIRFGITGVEREISVRTIEEDFSIFLVKIDEGITKAVELGNGITPTYLRYEATEFEEIIGVDGKPLIGHHGLPKAKVKSFQVHVLPYFLEGPTRWMKTLKDPQQVKEIYHRIKKTGMYDQTTQMYQTSVSLDAESHEIGRMRAFTPGWLERESNFLHMSYKYLLELLKSGLYEQYFGELRTSLVPFLDPAVYGRSTLENSSFIATGGNPDPEVHGRGFVARLSGSTAEFLSMWRRMMVGNHLFIMSEGQLTLTLAPALPSWLFDDTGKVSFTLLGSTLVTYHNPRRADTFGSHAAKISKMKLLKGEGTIVECGGAIVQGADALAIRDGEVEAIEVFME, from the coding sequence ATGCCTAAATATTATTACGAGAAAAATTCATTTGTAATAGAGGAATTTGATCAAGCGAAACCTTTCTCTAGCTTCCTACCAGGAATCGCGGGGCTTAAAGGCATTCCCATGTGGACGTTCTATGTGAACCGGGGTCAAGGGGTATGTAGTTTTGGGATTCGTGATAAAAATTCAGCAATCATGGAATTCTCTCCAGCGAGTATTACTTATAAGAGTGTCGCTGCGAATGGATTTCGGACGTTTATCAAAATAGCTGGAAAAGAAGATATTTATGAGCCTTTTCAATCGGCTCGACCAGATACACAAGCTTCACGTACTATGAGAATATCTCCTAATGGACTTATGATTGAAGAGATCCATGCAGGCCATGGATTGAAGACAACGGTTCATTATTTCCACCTACCGAATGATGATTATGCCGCACTAGTTCGGCAAGTTGAGATCGTGAATATCGGAAATAAACCACTCCAAATCGAGTTACTTGATGGGATGCCTGAGATTCTTCCCTATGGTGTACAGAATGGTGGGTTTAAAGAGATTGGTAATCTACTTCGTAGTTGGATGGAAGTCTATAATCTGGAGAATAGAATTCCTTTCTATCATGTGCGATCGAGTACGGAGGATGAGGCAAGAGTTAGTGAAGTTACAAGTGGACATTTCTATCTATCCTTCACAGACGATGGTAAGCGGCTAGCTCCGATTGTAGATTTCGAAGTTGTGTTTGGAGGAAATACTTCACTGATGTATCCAGATAACTTTGCGACAAGCACGCTTGCGGAGTTAGCTCAACAGCCACAATATCCAGTCAATAAAGTCCCTTGTGGTTTCAGTGGGGTTGCGAAGCAACTTGCTCCTGGCGAAAGTCTATCTCTAAACACGATTATTGGTCATGTTAATGATATTGAGAGAATTAATGCTAAGGCAGATATCATATGCACGGCGGAATACATTTCTCGTAAAAAAGTAGAAGCAGGCAGTATCGTTGAAGAATTGACGGCAGACATCGCTACGCATACGTCATCTGAAATATTCGATGCTTACGCAGGGCAGTCCTACATGGATAATTTCTTGCGTGGAGGGTATCCGTTTATTTTTGACAATGAGGGTGAAGGGTTTGTGGTACATCTGTACTCTCGTAAGCATGGGGATTTGGAGCGGGATTATAATTTCTTCTCACTTGCACCAGAGTATTACTCGCAGGGGAATGGGAACTTCCGTGATATGAATCAGAACCGTCGAAATGATGTTTTCTTTAATCCCAAAGTTGGATACTTTAATATCAAAATGTTCTTTAGTCTGATGCAGGCGGATGGCTATAACCCACTTAGCGTACAGGGATGTAGCTTCAAGGTTACAGTTGAGAATAAATTGAAGCTTAAAGAGTGGATTGTAGATGCGGTTGAAGATCATCATGATGAACTCGTGGCATTATGTAGCGATAAATTCACACCTGGGCAGATTATCAATTATGTTGCTGACCAAAGCGTTCAACTGAAGGTTAGCGAAGAACGTTTACTAAGTGGCGTATTGGCTCTTTCGCAGCAGAATTTCGAAGCCGGTTTCGGTGAAGGATTCTGGAGTGATCATTGGACGTATAACATGGATTTAGTGGACAGTTATTTGGATATTTTTCCGGATAAAAAAGAAGAACTTCTCTTTGGAGATGATACGTACACATTTTATGATAGTGCTGCCCAAATTCAACCTCGGACAGAGAAATATGTCGTGATTCATAATCAAGTTCGGCAGTACGATGCCTTAGTTGAGGATGAAGAGAAGTTAAAGCAGCTTGGAAGATCTATGGGCGATACGAATTGGTTGCAGACCGATGGAGGCAAAGGGGATGTGTATAGTACTAACCTTTTTGTCAAAATGGTCTCACTAGCTCTCAATAAGTTTACATGTCTGGATCCACACGGTATGGGTGTCGAGATGGAAGCAAATAAACCTGGCTGGAATGATGCCATGAATGGACTCCCGGGATTGATAGGCTCGGGAATGAGTGAGACTTTCGAATTGAAACGAATGATCACATTTCTTCTGGATAGTATGAAAGTGCTCGAAGAAAGAGTAGTTCGTATACCAGAGGAGATCGTGGATCTTCTGGAAGTTGTCCATCAAGCGGTTAGAGATTATCGAGAGGGCAACTTAGATTCGTACACGTATTGGGACAGGGTGGCTTCCGCGCGTGAAGCTTATCGGGACCGTATTCGGTTTGGGATTACAGGTGTGGAACGTGAAATTTCTGTGAGAACAATTGAGGAAGATTTCTCTATCTTTTTAGTCAAGATTGATGAAGGAATCACGAAAGCTGTAGAACTAGGTAATGGAATTACACCTACGTATTTACGCTATGAAGCTACAGAGTTTGAGGAAATAATAGGTGTAGATGGTAAGCCCCTTATTGGTCATCATGGTCTTCCAAAAGCAAAAGTGAAGAGTTTTCAAGTTCATGTATTGCCGTATTTCCTTGAAGGTCCAACGCGCTGGATGAAGACATTAAAGGATCCGCAGCAGGTCAAGGAAATCTATCATCGCATTAAAAAGACAGGGATGTATGATCAGACGACGCAAATGTATCAGACATCCGTAAGTTTAGACGCAGAATCACATGAAATTGGTCGTATGCGTGCATTTACACCAGGTTGGCTCGAACGAGAATCGAATTTCCTTCACATGTCTTATAAATACCTATTAGAACTATTAAAGTCTGGCCTTTATGAACAGTATTTCGGAGAATTGAGAACATCACTGGTTCCTTTCCTTGATCCTGCCGTATATGGACGTAGTACATTAGAGAATTCTTCCTTTATTGCAACAGGGGGGAATCCAGATCCTGAGGTGCACGGGAGAGGATTTGTAGCCAGATTAAGTGGATCTACAGCAGAATTTCTTAGTATGTGGAGAAGGATGATGGTTGGTAACCACTTATTTATAATGAGCGAAGGACAATTAACACTTACCCTCGCCCCAGCATTACCTAGCTGGTTATTCGATGACACAGGGAAGGTATCTTTCACACTTCTTGGTAGCACATTAGTGACTTATCATAACCCTCGTCGAGCAGATACTTTCGGTAGTCATGCGGCGAAGATAAGTAAGATGAAGCTACTAAAAGGAGAGGGTACCATAGTTGAATGCGGTGGTGCTATCGTACAAGGAGCAGATGCCTTAGCTATCCGCGACGGTGAAGTTGAAGCTATAGAAGTCTTTATGGAATGA
- a CDS encoding glycoside hydrolase family 30 protein codes for MKQVKTILTAKDSGERLSDKGITSLPQRTAREVADIELDPNITYQNIIGFGGAFTESAAYTLSRVSKEKRAQVIKSYFDPVEGLGYSIGRVHIHSCDFALGNYTYVEDNDTELGTFDISHDHQWVLPLIKDAMKVKGGEFTMLASPWSPPAWMKTNGEMNNGGQLKEEYRDVWARYYTKFIKAYRQEGVPIWGISVQNEPAAVQTWDSCIYSAEDERDFVKNHLGPVMHQEGLADVNIIIWDHNRDIIVERASVILSDPEAAKYVWGTGVHWYVSEEFENVGKVHDLFPDKHLLFTEGCQEGGVKLGEWFTGERYGRNIIGDLTNWTEGYLDWNIVLDEMGGPNHVGNYCDAPIIADTKTDTIHYNSSFYYIGHFSKYIAPGAVRIGNHSKVDNLLSIAFQNPDGSIAVIMMNESDQTQKATIGLGEGLLEAELQPHSIATYIISE; via the coding sequence ATGAAACAAGTTAAAACGATCCTAACAGCTAAAGATTCTGGAGAACGTCTGAGTGATAAGGGAATTACTTCTTTACCGCAAAGAACGGCACGCGAAGTAGCGGATATTGAGCTCGATCCGAACATCACATATCAGAATATTATTGGTTTTGGAGGCGCATTCACGGAATCTGCTGCGTATACATTATCGCGTGTGAGCAAGGAAAAACGGGCACAAGTGATCAAAAGCTATTTCGATCCGGTAGAAGGATTGGGTTATTCGATTGGGCGAGTACACATACACAGCTGCGATTTCGCACTTGGTAACTATACGTATGTAGAAGATAACGATACGGAGCTAGGCACATTCGATATATCCCATGATCATCAATGGGTACTTCCGCTGATTAAAGATGCGATGAAAGTTAAGGGTGGAGAGTTCACCATGTTGGCATCCCCTTGGAGCCCACCGGCTTGGATGAAGACGAATGGAGAAATGAATAATGGGGGTCAGCTGAAAGAGGAATACCGCGACGTCTGGGCACGTTATTACACGAAGTTCATCAAAGCATATCGCCAAGAGGGTGTTCCAATCTGGGGAATTAGTGTTCAGAATGAACCAGCTGCAGTGCAAACATGGGATTCTTGTATCTATAGTGCCGAAGATGAACGTGATTTCGTAAAGAATCATCTAGGGCCTGTAATGCATCAAGAGGGGCTTGCCGATGTCAATATCATCATCTGGGATCATAACCGAGATATCATTGTGGAACGTGCATCCGTTATATTGTCTGATCCTGAAGCGGCGAAGTATGTATGGGGTACAGGGGTGCACTGGTACGTGAGTGAGGAATTCGAAAATGTAGGGAAGGTACATGATTTATTCCCGGATAAACATCTATTGTTTACAGAAGGATGCCAAGAAGGTGGCGTCAAGCTTGGTGAATGGTTCACAGGAGAAAGATACGGTAGAAACATCATTGGTGACTTGACTAACTGGACAGAAGGATACTTGGACTGGAATATTGTGCTAGATGAGATGGGTGGTCCTAACCATGTCGGTAACTATTGTGATGCCCCAATTATTGCAGACACGAAGACAGATACGATTCATTACAATAGCTCATTTTATTACATTGGACATTTCAGTAAGTATATCGCTCCTGGCGCTGTGCGTATTGGGAACCATTCGAAGGTAGATAACCTATTGTCCATAGCATTCCAGAATCCTGATGGTAGCATAGCGGTAATTATGATGAATGAGAGTGATCAGACACAGAAGGCAACCATCGGTCTAGGCGAAGGATTGCTAGAAGCGGAGTTACAACCTCATTCCATTGCGACTTATATAATTTCTGAATAG
- a CDS encoding LacI family DNA-binding transcriptional regulator, which yields MTTIYDIAKKTGYSPTTVSKVFNNYTDVKEQTRQTILQAAKELGYLPNAHARTLTTKKSWTIGVLFVESSGIGMQHPFFSAVIESFKQVAVEKGYALMFISKDVGGKQSGYLENCKIRGVDGVIVVLSDYEDPYFKELVDSDIPCVILDYETPQAHTVYSDNLEGSFLAVEYLYSLGHRRIAHISGGMNTFAGAKREQGYELAMSKLNLEKRDAYVVHSGYFSIESGYAAMMELLDLEERPTAVFAAGDHLALGAMRAARECGLRIPEDLSLIGFDNIDLTQYITPALTTIGQDAIMMGSEAAQMLIRSIDDATQPLEAIVLPVKLVVRDSCGYVNKQT from the coding sequence TTGACTACTATTTATGATATTGCTAAGAAAACGGGGTATTCACCCACAACAGTTTCAAAAGTATTCAATAATTACACAGATGTAAAGGAACAGACACGTCAGACTATCCTACAAGCTGCCAAGGAGCTCGGTTATTTGCCTAATGCGCATGCACGTACTTTGACAACCAAGAAATCCTGGACCATCGGAGTATTATTTGTTGAATCCTCCGGGATCGGAATGCAGCATCCTTTCTTTAGTGCAGTCATTGAAAGTTTCAAGCAAGTTGCTGTAGAAAAGGGATATGCACTGATGTTTATTTCTAAGGATGTTGGTGGGAAGCAGAGTGGCTATTTGGAGAATTGTAAGATTAGAGGTGTGGATGGCGTAATTGTCGTGCTATCGGATTATGAAGATCCTTATTTCAAAGAGCTTGTGGACAGTGATATTCCATGCGTCATTCTAGATTATGAAACACCACAAGCACATACCGTATATTCGGATAATTTAGAAGGTAGCTTTCTGGCAGTGGAGTATTTATACTCGCTGGGACACCGCAGAATAGCTCATATTTCAGGTGGAATGAATACATTTGCTGGTGCAAAGCGTGAACAAGGGTATGAACTCGCAATGTCCAAGTTGAACTTGGAGAAGAGAGATGCCTATGTTGTTCATAGCGGGTATTTCTCGATTGAGAGCGGGTACGCTGCGATGATGGAGCTTTTGGATTTAGAAGAGCGGCCAACGGCTGTATTTGCGGCAGGGGATCATCTAGCATTAGGAGCGATGAGAGCTGCGAGGGAATGTGGGCTGCGGATTCCAGAAGATCTATCTCTAATAGGATTTGATAACATTGACCTTACTCAGTACATTACGCCTGCTCTGACAACGATTGGTCAAGATGCAATAATGATGGGAAGTGAGGCTGCACAAATGTTAATTCGGTCGATTGACGACGCTACGCAGCCGCTAGAAGCTATAGTATTGCCTGTGAAATTAGTCGTTAGAGATTCATGTGGTTATGTTAATAAACAGACATGA
- a CDS encoding GNAT family N-acetyltransferase produces the protein MEFRLIREHELKEAAFLAEEVFCDNGERYMEYSFPSLFRPGVSHSYAAFSDQGKLVSFIGMVPVMIHSGKARISAYSIGAVCTEQAYRGQGIARKLLTLCQQHAKEAGASLMFISGDIPLYTKAGSMTFGKSEKYSIHANAAEQLENQPTTWTYSEMEPQDLFAIHALILQNPAAIQWGITELAQFIGASPMANIYQMNQYVRVARTSEQEIVAIAVFAIPRVDSPDRAGMLVEYAGLPSAVTALISHSFTQFEIESLSVTIPWQDKELANLLQSVHANVEQQANAGTVLIVDGATLITQAGYDISTTNETAISILPDGRYKLHTQHKSSVIGGNPELCSLLFNPDSDVDQLEDTNLPTIALPYMYGLYFI, from the coding sequence ATGGAATTTAGACTCATTAGAGAACATGAACTTAAAGAGGCTGCGTTTTTAGCAGAGGAAGTATTCTGTGATAATGGTGAGCGTTATATGGAATACTCTTTCCCTTCTTTATTTCGTCCAGGAGTGAGCCACTCATATGCTGCGTTCAGCGATCAAGGTAAGCTTGTGTCCTTCATCGGGATGGTTCCCGTGATGATTCATTCCGGAAAAGCACGTATATCTGCATATTCAATCGGTGCGGTCTGTACAGAACAAGCATATCGGGGACAAGGAATTGCAAGAAAATTACTAACTTTATGCCAACAACATGCCAAAGAAGCTGGTGCTTCATTAATGTTCATTTCAGGCGATATTCCTCTATATACGAAGGCAGGAAGTATGACATTCGGTAAATCCGAAAAATATAGTATTCATGCAAACGCTGCTGAACAATTAGAGAATCAACCAACGACGTGGACGTACTCTGAAATGGAACCACAAGATTTATTTGCTATTCATGCTTTAATATTACAGAACCCCGCTGCGATACAATGGGGTATCACTGAACTTGCTCAGTTCATCGGTGCAAGCCCGATGGCTAATATTTATCAGATGAATCAATACGTCCGCGTGGCGAGAACGTCTGAACAAGAGATCGTTGCTATTGCTGTATTCGCTATACCAAGAGTGGATTCCCCAGATCGTGCTGGAATGCTAGTTGAATACGCAGGATTACCATCAGCTGTAACCGCATTGATATCGCATTCCTTTACTCAATTTGAAATCGAATCATTAAGCGTAACTATACCTTGGCAAGATAAAGAACTAGCGAATCTATTGCAGTCTGTTCATGCCAATGTAGAGCAACAAGCTAATGCGGGTACCGTTCTTATTGTCGATGGGGCTACATTGATTACCCAAGCCGGCTATGATATATCTACCACCAATGAGACTGCAATATCCATCCTTCCCGATGGTCGTTATAAGTTACATACACAACATAAATCATCAGTTATTGGTGGTAACCCAGAGCTATGTTCACTCTTGTTCAATCCCGATTCAGATGTGGATCAGCTAGAAGATACGAATCTTCCAACTATAGCATTACCTTATATGTATGGATTGTATTTTATCTAA
- a CDS encoding Dabb family protein codes for MSSSIKHMVIFNLHSGKDTPEAEAFLKDSATELAAIPGVQQFEIFHQVSIKNEYDYGFSMIFANQIAYDTYNNHPVHQNYVATRWLKEVSQFQEIDFINY; via the coding sequence ATGAGTAGCAGTATTAAGCATATGGTCATATTTAATCTACATTCCGGGAAAGACACACCTGAAGCAGAGGCATTCCTTAAAGATAGCGCCACTGAGCTAGCAGCAATTCCCGGTGTACAACAGTTCGAAATATTTCATCAAGTCAGCATTAAGAATGAGTATGACTATGGTTTCTCTATGATTTTTGCTAATCAAATTGCTTATGATACCTATAATAATCATCCTGTACATCAAAACTATGTCGCAACACGCTGGCTCAAAGAAGTGAGCCAATTCCAAGAGATCGATTTCATCAATTATTAA
- a CDS encoding ATP-binding protein: protein MIQHKVRFRDTIPVAFLVILQYSLIRLSYVPTTTYNLLVTVYDMITSIVIILLFHVIVRIETERRQLTKQNNYLTDHDTLTGFNNYVGFIKKIQKNIDTKKEFWVVMFDINNFKSLNAKGIINANEILINFSLALQERFPNHLGASRYSGDHFALILPPTEQIDDKLKFGNLGIQVTFSITHFPQEADTFQQLIQIGEDRIYQMRREYWLNRQEEQLRTDKMKMVGELAAGMAHEIRNPLTSIKGFIQLSQNSGYNIQPWYEVIMGEISRVSELTVEFLQFSKPHVSNMKLEIIANSMMRVYSLCESEALSYGHYIEMEATNQDIMVWMDRDKIIQVLINLIRNAIQAMERAGHIQFILRREGNMAVIQVRDNGKGIPLNGLDRIFDPFYTTKEDGTGLGLSLCQKIIEDHNGNITVESEVGVGTLFTVHLPMYQE from the coding sequence TTGATACAGCATAAAGTAAGGTTTCGGGATACCATTCCAGTCGCTTTCCTAGTCATTCTTCAATATTCACTCATCCGGCTCAGTTATGTACCCACCACAACCTATAATTTGTTAGTTACTGTATATGATATGATCACTTCAATCGTCATTATCTTATTATTCCACGTCATTGTACGCATTGAAACTGAGAGAAGGCAATTGACCAAGCAAAATAATTATCTTACTGACCATGACACACTAACAGGCTTCAATAATTATGTAGGTTTCATAAAAAAAATCCAAAAGAACATCGATACAAAAAAGGAATTCTGGGTTGTTATGTTTGATATTAATAATTTCAAATCTCTAAATGCCAAGGGGATTATAAACGCCAATGAAATATTAATTAACTTTTCTCTTGCTTTACAAGAACGATTCCCCAACCATCTGGGCGCATCCCGATATAGCGGAGATCATTTTGCACTAATTCTACCGCCCACAGAACAAATTGACGACAAGTTAAAATTTGGGAATTTAGGCATCCAAGTAACCTTCAGCATCACGCATTTTCCGCAGGAAGCGGACACTTTTCAACAATTGATCCAAATAGGAGAGGATCGAATTTATCAAATGAGGCGTGAGTATTGGCTCAATCGGCAGGAAGAACAATTACGTACAGACAAAATGAAGATGGTTGGGGAATTAGCAGCTGGAATGGCACATGAAATACGGAACCCACTAACCTCAATTAAAGGTTTTATTCAGCTCTCTCAGAATTCAGGATATAATATTCAGCCTTGGTATGAAGTTATTATGGGTGAAATTTCAAGGGTTAGCGAATTAACGGTGGAGTTCTTACAATTCTCAAAACCGCATGTGAGTAACATGAAGCTTGAAATCATTGCAAACAGTATGATGAGAGTATATTCGCTTTGTGAATCTGAAGCATTATCATATGGACACTACATAGAAATGGAAGCTACCAATCAAGATATTATGGTATGGATGGATCGTGATAAGATTATTCAGGTGCTCATTAATCTGATTCGAAATGCCATTCAGGCTATGGAACGGGCAGGTCACATACAATTTATACTCAGAAGAGAAGGGAACATGGCTGTCATTCAAGTCCGTGATAATGGAAAAGGAATCCCGTTGAATGGCTTAGATAGAATCTTTGATCCCTTTTATACAACGAAAGAAGATGGAACTGGGCTAGGATTATCACTATGTCAAAAAATTATTGAAGATCACAATGGGAATATTACAGTGGAAAGTGAAGTGGGCGTAGGTACGCTGTTTACCGTACATTTACCCATGTATCAAGAGTAA
- a CDS encoding SAM-dependent methyltransferase: MADKEQQSFRFSEAPIWDLQRTYYEEQGMKAWNNDQVPQYITSNPMIATAYAEMIFGFLQDRAGRGEISEPVMILELGAGAGRLAFQVLHELCELRDYAGIELPPFQYVMTDLALKNIDGWRNHPAMQSFIQQGMLDFAQFDAMQDTELHLIVTQRTITSGDLEQPLIIVANYFFDSIPQELIYVGDGEIFECDVFITYPKNFDQLDPSVALEEMTLNYEYRRAPEYEEVTYPYHEVITLYQQELEDSHILFPVVGLSCLERLEQLSQAGFILLTADKGDHRLENWKFAEPPQLIHHGSFSLTANYHAIQHVLEQKGAQSLFTTHHYKNINVGCILMLETPKNYVNTRLAYRRFIERFGPDDFFSMKEWVDRQVDTMELQQILAFWRLGGYDAEFFIQSAKVISNLLPEASDEEMQDIQRGIHLMWSSYYEMEQRYDLALDAGLLLFEMDMYEDAKQFLELSVQADEDEPVSTVLYCLAICCYELGLEEAALGYTREALVLEPQHEEALELLKCFE, from the coding sequence ATGGCAGATAAAGAACAACAGAGCTTCCGCTTTAGCGAAGCACCCATCTGGGATTTACAGCGGACTTATTATGAAGAACAAGGAATGAAGGCTTGGAATAATGATCAAGTTCCACAATATATAACAAGCAATCCGATGATTGCTACTGCCTACGCAGAAATGATTTTTGGATTCCTGCAAGATCGGGCAGGGAGAGGTGAAATCTCTGAACCTGTGATGATTCTGGAGTTGGGAGCGGGAGCGGGTCGTCTTGCTTTCCAAGTATTGCATGAATTATGCGAGCTAAGAGATTATGCGGGTATTGAACTGCCCCCTTTTCAATATGTAATGACTGATCTGGCGTTGAAAAATATAGATGGATGGAGAAATCATCCTGCGATGCAATCCTTTATTCAACAGGGAATGTTGGATTTCGCACAGTTTGATGCCATGCAAGACACAGAACTTCATTTAATTGTAACTCAAAGAACCATTACTTCAGGTGATCTAGAGCAGCCGCTAATCATCGTCGCTAATTATTTCTTTGATAGTATTCCACAAGAGTTGATCTATGTGGGCGATGGGGAAATCTTCGAATGCGATGTATTCATTACGTACCCCAAGAACTTTGATCAGCTTGATCCATCAGTAGCTTTAGAAGAAATGACACTGAACTATGAGTATCGTCGAGCACCTGAATATGAAGAAGTGACCTACCCCTATCACGAAGTAATTACATTATATCAGCAGGAGCTTGAGGACTCGCATATCCTATTTCCGGTAGTAGGATTGAGCTGTCTTGAGCGGTTGGAGCAGCTGTCGCAGGCGGGGTTTATACTGCTTACAGCGGATAAAGGTGACCATCGATTAGAGAACTGGAAATTTGCAGAGCCACCTCAGTTAATTCATCATGGAAGTTTCTCTTTAACGGCCAACTATCATGCGATTCAACATGTGTTGGAGCAGAAAGGTGCTCAATCTCTTTTCACCACACATCATTATAAGAATATCAATGTCGGCTGTATATTAATGTTGGAAACACCAAAAAATTATGTCAATACGCGATTGGCTTACCGACGATTTATCGAACGTTTTGGACCGGATGATTTCTTCAGTATGAAGGAATGGGTAGATCGGCAAGTGGATACAATGGAATTGCAACAAATTCTAGCCTTTTGGCGTTTAGGTGGATATGATGCAGAGTTTTTCATCCAGAGTGCCAAAGTGATCTCGAACTTACTACCAGAGGCCAGCGATGAAGAAATGCAAGATATCCAAAGAGGTATACATTTGATGTGGTCATCCTACTATGAGATGGAGCAACGTTATGATTTAGCGCTGGACGCTGGATTGTTACTGTTCGAGATGGACATGTATGAAGATGCGAAGCAATTCCTAGAATTATCCGTACAAGCAGATGAAGATGAGCCGGTATCGACAGTCTTATACTGTCTTGCCATTTGCTGTTACGAGCTTGGGCTGGAAGAGGCGGCACTAGGATATACACGCGAAGCGTTGGTCTTGGAACCACAGCATGAAGAGGCTTTGGAGCTACTGAAGTGTTTTGAGTGA